The sequence GCTGGCTGCGCGGCACCCAGAACAGCACCTCGCCGTTCTTATCGGAGTACTTTTCTTCTCTGCCCCTTCTGGTTTCGAGCACGCATTTCACGCCCTCGGCCGGGTTGTAAAACGTATCCAGAAAAAGGTAGAATACGGGAAGGCTGTCGCTTTTCGTTAACGCCGAAATGGACTTAAGTTTTCCTTTGAGATGCTCGGTGAGCTCGGTCGTATCGGTATAGTTCTGAACATCACCGGCGGATAGCGGGACCGCGGACGACACCAAAAGCGCCATCCCAACCGCCAGTCCTGTGATTCTTGTTTTGTTTTCCATCTCCTCCTCGGTTTATATTGATGTAAAGCAAACGATATTTAACCGTGGGTAAAAATGACCGCTGATTATATCTGGTTCAGCGGCCAAAACCTCTATGGGTTCCCTACAAAGGTAGAGAACTATGGTACGTTTATTATAAACAAATGAGAATCCTTGTCAAGTCCTCGCATTGCCTCACCATTTCAGGCCGTGCCATCTGGAAAGGAGGGATCTCAAACAAAAGTAAACGACACCGAAAATTCACCGATTGAAAGAATAGCATCACTTCAGGTTGACAAAATCTGCATTATGGATATGGTAGGTTCATGGTGGGGCGCAGATCTGTGGTCGCTTTATTTATACGCGGATGCATCTTTCAGAGATGGTTGGCATTGTTCAAAGGATGTAGCTAGATGAACAGCAACCCTTTGCACGTTCTGCTCTGGACCGGCGTTGGATTTGCTGCCGGCTCAATGATGTTTTCGGTATGGCTGGGGAAATTGCTACTAAAAAAAGACGTCAGGGAGTACGGCGATGCCAACCCCGGTGCCATGAATGCGTGGAAGGCGGGCGGCTGGAAGATAGGTCTTCCTGCAGGAATTCTTGAGCTCTGCAAAGGCGCTGTCCCGGTAGGGCTGGCTCATTGGGTATTCGGTATCAATGGATGGATGCTGGTGCCGGTTGCTCTGGCTCCCATCTTGGGACACGCGTTCTCACCGTTCCTGAAGTTCAAAGGTGGAAAGGCGATAGCGGTAACATTCGGCGTATGGACTGCTATCACTATCTGGGAGGGACTGGTGGTCCTTGGACTCCTCATAGGGCTCTTCTATCTCCTTATCGATCATCCCTCCTGGTCGGTCATCTTCGGTATGCTCGCATTCCTAGGCTACCTTCTCCTCCTCGGCCTGTTTGTTCGAGGATTGGAGATACCGCTGCTCGCCATCTGGGCAGGCAACATGGCAATATTCCTGTACAAGCACCGGATCGATCTGAAGAAAGCTATCAAACCCAGGCCTTACATCCTAAGGCTCCTCAGGAGGGCCTCTTGAGTAATATCTGGATAAACATTCAGGTTATTACTATCGTTTTCCTCCTGCTATTATTGCTGATTGCCCTCAGCAACACAAGGAGCTTCCGCAGGTTAGGAGACTATCCTGCGCCCTCTCGCTTCCTGCGTGTCTCGATTCTGGTGCCTGCACGTAATGAAGAAAAAAACATCGCTGCATGCGTGCGTTCGCTTCTGGCTCAGGACTACCCTGACTTCGAGGTGATCGTCCTTGATGACGAGTCTACTGACAGGACCTGGGAGGTGCTTGAGGGATTAACAAAAGAGAACAAAAGCTTGAAAATCCGTAAGGGCGAGCCTTTACCTGAGGGTTGGATAGGCAAGCACTGGGCATGTCATCAGCTGGTAGGGGTTGCAGATGGAGAACTGTTTCTGTTTACCGATGCCGATACCCGTCATCATCCAAACACCCTGCGAGAAGCGGCGGCAGCTTTTGAGGCGGAAGAGGCCGATTTTCTTACCGCCCTGCCCAGGGAAGAAGCTAAATCTTTGGGCGAAAAGTTGACCATACCCGTTATGTCCTTCGGCATCAACTCCTTTTTGCCTGTCGGTTTTGCGCATAGAACTCGCTTATCTGCCTTTTGCCTCGCAGTTGGTCAGTTCATGCTCTTTCGCCGCAAGGCTTATGAAAAGATCGGGGGTTACGAAACCGCAAAGCAAAAAGTGCTGGATGATGTCTGGTTCGGACGAAGGATCAAGGCACAAGGGTTACGTTGGAGAATAGTGGACGCAACTCACTATATCAGTTGCCGGATGTATACAAATCTGCAGGAGGTCTCCGAGGGCTTCAGCAAGAACCTGTTCGCCACCTTCGGCAACAATCTACTCGTATACATACCGGTCTGGCTGTGGCTTACTACGGTATTCATCTTGCCGGTGCTCGTGCTTGGATTAGCCATAACCGGAGTTGGCGTCTCTGAAACCTCGGTGGTGCTTGCCCTCGTCACCGTAGGATGTTCAATTATCCTGTGGGGAATAACACACTTGCGTTTCCACTACCCTTTATATCTAACGCTTCTCTATCCGGTTATCGTTTTCTTATGGGTTCTCATGGCCGTCCGCTCAATGGTCATGACCATTGCCGGTAAGAACACATGGAAGGGCCGCACACTCAATATCAAAGAGAAACCTGTGGAAGAATCCGAGGATCTTGAGGATGTCCGGGACCGTCCCGCCTAAACTGAATTCCTTACTGGGATACAAGTAATTGACGATACAGAATCTAAAACCGTCTGTTTGCACAGGCTAGAGAGCCTGTGCCACACGATAGATGTTGATGTGTAGCGGCTTTGTGGGGTAAAAATGACGCGGTCATCGCACTCCATAGCAGCAGAGGAACAGAGGGTGAGGGAAATGATGTAGAACACTCCTGTCTGTTCATAAATCCCGACCCCTATTAATCCGAAGCTAGTAGTGATAAGCAACCATTATGGTTCCCGGGCCGGTGTGTGAGCCTATCAGAGGAGTCAACTGCGAGACAAACAGAGTTTCCGCCCCCAGCTCCTCGATCCCTTGTTTCAACCTGGATAGAGACTCTTCGGAGATATCGGCATGGGCAACGGCTAGCCTGACTTTTCCTTTCCGGGAAACCCTCTTTAATTCATTTATTATTGCTGTAATTATATCTTTACTAAACAATTTGAGACCGGTCATCTTTACCTGGCCGTTCACAATCCCTATAGCCGGACGAACCCCTGCCTTTTGCAGAGCCAGGGCCGGCGTGGCCCACGGTTCATGAAGTCTGCCGCCGCGTACCAGCCAGACAAGATCCTCCATAAAAGCAAGTAGTTTTACACCCTCTTTGAATTCTTCCAATATCTTTAGGATCTCGGGAAGCTCTTTGCCCTGATTAGCTAACTCCTGCGCCTTCCAGACCACCAACCCTTCGGCTACCGAAGCCAGGTGGGTATCGAAGAGTTCGATCCGCTCCTTATCCTCAGGAGCCATCTGGTCTCTCGCCTGGGTTGCCGAATCAAACGTACCTGACCATCCTTTGAATAGTAGAATCACTAGCACCTTATCGAATTTCTCAAGAGACCTCTTGTAGGCTTTCTTAAACCTTAAAGGCGGGGGAGCAGAGGTCTTGGCTGTCTTTTTGAGCTCTCTCATCCTCTGATAAAGAGCTTTTGTATCTTTGATCTCCTCGTCTTCATCCGGGAACCAGACCGGGTATTTAGCTACCTCTATATCGTGCTTTAGAGCGAAATCTTCTGATAGATTGGACGCCTCGTCGGTTACTATACCTATTTTTCTTCGGGCTGAGGTGTCCATAATTATCCCTCCTCGGTTAAATCTTCTATCCTGAAATCATGTATATCGCTGAACCTACCTGCAACCTCGGCTACCTTCTCGGGAGAATCGGTATGGATGTGTAAAGCAACCCTTTTTTGGGACGGTGAGACGTTGATATCCAGACTATCCCCTAAGGGCGAGAATGCTTCTCTAAGTGCATCTTCGTTGAGATCCTCTTCCCCTTTTATTACTACCACCACCCCTGCCCTTTCCTGGATCGCTTCAGCTATCGCCTCCTGCAAGCCCTCCAGGAAGATCAAAAAGCCCAGCGCACCGGCATCAACCACATGATTGGCTTGCAGCGCCTGGATCTCCTCGGGTGTATTCTTCCCCTTAAGTAGATCGCCTAACCTGTCGGTGGTCCCCTCAACGGCAATCCTGGCCTGAGAGATAATCTCTCCAAACAGAGAG is a genomic window of candidate division TA06 bacterium B3_TA06 containing:
- a CDS encoding glycosyl transferase family 2, with protein sequence MDCYHYLGGTGGPWTPHRALLSPYRSSLLVGHLRYARIPRLPSPPRPVCSRIGDTAARHLGRQHGNIPVQAPDRSEESYQTQALHPKAPQEGLLSNIWINIQVITIVFLLLLLLIALSNTRSFRRLGDYPAPSRFLRVSILVPARNEEKNIAACVRSLLAQDYPDFEVIVLDDESTDRTWEVLEGLTKENKSLKIRKGEPLPEGWIGKHWACHQLVGVADGELFLFTDADTRHHPNTLREAAAAFEAEEADFLTALPREEAKSLGEKLTIPVMSFGINSFLPVGFAHRTRLSAFCLAVGQFMLFRRKAYEKIGGYETAKQKVLDDVWFGRRIKAQGLRWRIVDATHYISCRMYTNLQEVSEGFSKNLFATFGNNLLVYIPVWLWLTTVFILPVLVLGLAITGVGVSETSVVLALVTVGCSIILWGITHLRFHYPLYLTLLYPVIVFLWVLMAVRSMVMTIAGKNTWKGRTLNIKEKPVEESEDLEDVRDRPA